From one Humulus lupulus chromosome 8, drHumLupu1.1, whole genome shotgun sequence genomic stretch:
- the LOC133795906 gene encoding uncharacterized protein LOC133795906 — protein MSEQAYGPFPQQPSTGMSQDQEPSISDMLKILLASTMQTQVFLQSTEASIKNLESTMGQIVTSLNNLEVKNIGELPTELESNPIENDGTLTLQSGQQLDMPPYPDITFDPIPTQEVNNSTPEASSPLEIETFTLTKFKNEEENKVILKINISLLTTIKQVPPYAKLPKELSTNKRKLKGDKKIIVGENVSAILQRKLLPKCQDLGMFINPYTISKSRFDHCMIDLGAPIDVMSYYIFASLNLGLLKETSVIILLVDRTNAYPLRVVEDVLVQVQFGRPFRLIRSTKLHVKVWALTMRFNGEVIQFDMLNSIEKYKKKKVLLNDPP, from the exons ATGTCAGAGCAGGCTTATGGGCCTTTTCCTCAACAACCTTCTACAGGAATGTCACAAGATCAGGAACCGTCAATTTCAGATATGCTAAAAATATTGTTGGCTTCAACTATGCAGACCCAAGTATTTCTTCAGAGTACAGAAGCATCCATCAAGAATTTGGAGAGTACTATGGGACAAATTGTTACTTCATTGAATAATCTTGAGGTCAAGAATATTGGAGAATTACCCACAGAATTAGAGAGTAATCCAATAGAGAATGATGGTACCCTAACTCTTCAAAGTGGTCAACAACTTGACATGCCACCTTATCCAGACATAACATTTGATCCAATTCCAACTCAAGAAGTCAACAATTCAACCCCAGAAGCATCTTCTCCACTGGAGATCGAAACATTCAC ATTGACAAAATTTAAGAATGAGGAGGAAAACAAGGTGAtccttaaaatcaatatttcgCTCCTTACAACCATTAAGCAAGTACCACCATATGCTAAGCTTCCTAAGGAGTTGTCCACAAATAAAAGGAAGTTGAAAGGTGATAAAAAGATAAttgtgggggagaatgtttctGCTATTCTCCAAAGGAAGTTGCTACCCAAGTGTCAAGACCTTGGGATGTTTATAAATCCATACACTATCAGTAAAAGCAGGTTTGATCATTGTATGATAGACTTAGGAGCACCTATTGATGTTATGTCTTATTATATTTTTGCTTCTTTAAATCTAGGGTTATTAAAAGAAACTAGTGTTATTATTCTATTGGTTGATCGCACTAATGCTTATCCCCTAAgggtagttgaagatgttttGGTGCAGGTTCAATTTGGTAGGCCATTCCGACTTATTAGAAGTACAAAGCTGCATGTCAAAGTATGGGCACTTACAATGAGATTTAATGGTGAAGTTATACAGTTTGATATGTTGAATTCTATTGAGAAGTACAAGAAGAAGAAGGTTCTGTTAAATGACCCACCATGA